A single Streptomyces sannanensis DNA region contains:
- a CDS encoding long-chain fatty acid--CoA ligase yields the protein MLSTMQDVPLTVTRILKHGMTIHGTSQVTTWTGDAGQPQRRSFAQVGERANRLANALRDELGVEGDQRVATLMWNNAEHVEAYFAIPSMGAVLHTLNLRLPAEQLVWIVNHAADRVIIVNGSLLPLLAPLLPRLTSVEHVVVSGPGDRSVLDGSRPRVHDYEQLIADRPTGYDWPELDERSAAAMCYTSGTTGDPKGVVYSHRSVYLHSMQVNMAQSMGLTDRDTSLIVVPQFHVNAWGLPHAAFMTGVNMLMPDRFLQPAPLAEMIVSEKPSHAAAVPTIWQGLLAEVTANPRDISCMARVTIGGAACPPSLMEAYDKLGVRLCHAWGMTETSPLGTMANPPGGLTAEQEWPYRITQGRFPAGVEGRLVGPGGDILPWDGESAGELEVRGPWIAAAYYGGSDGEPLRPADKFSEDGWLKTGDVGVISADGFLTLTDRAKDVIKSGGEWISSVELENALMAHPEVAEAAVVAVPDEKWGERPLATVVLKEGASADYEALRAFLVEKIAKWQLPERWALIPAVPKTSVGKFDKKVIRRKYADGELDVTRF from the coding sequence GTGCTCAGCACCATGCAGGACGTACCGCTGACCGTGACCCGCATCCTGAAACACGGGATGACGATCCACGGCACGTCTCAGGTCACGACCTGGACCGGTGATGCCGGGCAGCCGCAGCGCCGCAGCTTCGCTCAGGTGGGCGAGCGCGCGAACCGGCTGGCCAACGCCCTGCGCGACGAGCTGGGTGTCGAGGGCGACCAGCGCGTCGCCACGTTGATGTGGAACAACGCCGAACACGTCGAGGCGTATTTCGCGATCCCCTCCATGGGCGCCGTGCTCCACACCCTCAATCTGCGCCTGCCCGCCGAGCAGCTCGTCTGGATCGTCAACCACGCCGCCGACCGCGTGATCATCGTCAACGGTTCGCTGCTGCCGCTGCTCGCCCCGCTGCTGCCGCGGCTGACCTCGGTCGAGCATGTGGTCGTGTCCGGCCCCGGCGACCGTTCCGTCCTCGACGGCTCCCGCCCCCGGGTGCACGACTACGAGCAGCTGATCGCGGACCGCCCCACCGGCTACGACTGGCCCGAGCTGGACGAGCGTTCGGCCGCCGCCATGTGCTACACCTCGGGCACCACCGGCGACCCCAAGGGCGTGGTCTACTCCCACCGTTCCGTCTACCTGCACTCCATGCAGGTGAACATGGCCCAGTCGATGGGGCTGACCGACAGGGACACCTCCCTCATCGTCGTACCGCAGTTCCATGTGAACGCCTGGGGTCTGCCGCACGCGGCCTTCATGACCGGCGTCAACATGCTGATGCCGGACCGCTTCCTCCAGCCCGCGCCGCTCGCCGAGATGATCGTGAGCGAGAAGCCGAGCCACGCCGCCGCCGTCCCGACCATCTGGCAGGGCCTGCTCGCCGAGGTCACCGCCAACCCGCGCGACATCTCCTGCATGGCCAGGGTCACCATCGGCGGAGCCGCCTGTCCGCCCTCCCTCATGGAGGCGTACGACAAGCTGGGCGTCCGCCTCTGCCACGCCTGGGGCATGACCGAGACGTCCCCGCTCGGCACCATGGCCAACCCGCCCGGCGGCCTGACGGCGGAGCAGGAGTGGCCGTACCGCATCACCCAGGGCCGCTTCCCGGCCGGTGTCGAGGGCCGGCTGGTCGGCCCCGGCGGCGACATCCTGCCCTGGGACGGCGAGTCGGCCGGCGAGCTGGAGGTGCGCGGGCCCTGGATCGCGGCCGCCTACTACGGCGGCTCGGACGGCGAACCGCTCAGGCCCGCCGACAAGTTCAGTGAGGACGGCTGGCTGAAGACCGGGGACGTCGGAGTCATCAGCGCGGACGGCTTCCTGACCCTGACCGACCGGGCCAAGGACGTCATCAAGTCCGGCGGGGAGTGGATCTCCAGTGTCGAGCTGGAGAACGCCCTGATGGCTCACCCGGAGGTCGCGGAGGCGGCCGTCGTCGCCGTGCCGGACGAGAAGTGGGGCGAACGGCCGCTCGCCACGGTCGTGCTGAAGGAGGGCGCGAGCGCCGATTACGAGGCGCTGCGGGCCTTCCTCGTCGAGAAGATCGCCAAGTGGCAGCTGCCGGAGCGGTGGGCGCTGATTCCGGCGGTGCCGAAGACGAGCGTGGGGAAGTTCGACAAGAAGGTGATCCGCAGGAAGTACGCGGACGGGGAGCTGGACGTCACGCGTTTCTGA
- a CDS encoding SigE family RNA polymerase sigma factor — translation MTTPVCTSASKAAHAPLHGARPTGPRMTFSSYVRARGPVLLRTARSLTANPCDAEDLLQTALAKTYVAWDRIEDHRAVDGYVRRALLNTRTSQWRKRRIDEFACDELPEPETVPAPDPAEQQALHDAMWRAVMKLPDRQRAMVVLRYYEDLSEAQTAQVLGVSVGTVKSAVSRALGKLREDPELVPVR, via the coding sequence ATGACCACGCCTGTCTGCACCAGCGCCTCCAAGGCCGCGCACGCCCCCCTTCACGGGGCGCGGCCCACCGGCCCCCGGATGACGTTCTCGTCGTACGTACGGGCCCGCGGACCCGTGCTGCTGCGCACCGCCCGCTCGCTCACCGCGAACCCGTGCGATGCGGAAGACCTGCTGCAGACTGCACTGGCCAAGACGTATGTCGCCTGGGACCGGATAGAGGACCACCGCGCCGTCGACGGCTATGTGCGGCGCGCCCTGCTGAACACCCGGACCTCGCAGTGGCGCAAGCGCAGGATCGACGAGTTCGCCTGCGACGAGCTGCCCGAGCCCGAGACGGTCCCGGCCCCCGACCCGGCGGAGCAGCAGGCGCTGCACGACGCGATGTGGCGGGCCGTCATGAAGCTCCCGGACCGGCAGCGGGCGATGGTGGTGCTGCGCTACTACGAGGACCTCAGCGAGGCTCAGACCGCGCAGGTCCTCGGTGTCTCCGTCGGTACGGTCAAGAGCGCCGTCTCCCGTGCGCTGGGCAAGCTCCGCGAGGACCCGGAGCTGGTTCCGGTGCGCTGA
- a CDS encoding bifunctional DNA primase/polymerase yields MATIDRHAATLALAHALTAAERGLPVIPLTRHKLPALPSPHRDEATPHCRGECGRYGHGVHDATCDPARVRALFAAAPWATGYGIACGRPPHHLIGIDLDTKSGTDGNAALRHVALEHLFTLPETVVVLTPSGGRHIWLTGPSDTVIPNSASRLAPGIDVRGSGGYLVGPGSLTNRGVYRLAPGTAHLAPAPCPRALLRLLVPPARPHHPAARPRHGQALIDFVLAAHTGQRNTRLFWAACRAYENGIGDTLAARLTAAAIRTGLTEREARATIASAARLTATPSS; encoded by the coding sequence ATGGCCACCATCGACCGGCACGCCGCCACCCTGGCCCTCGCACACGCCCTCACCGCCGCCGAGCGCGGGCTCCCCGTCATCCCCCTGACCCGCCACAAGCTTCCCGCGCTCCCCTCACCGCACCGCGACGAGGCCACGCCCCACTGCCGCGGCGAATGCGGCCGGTACGGCCACGGCGTCCACGACGCCACCTGCGATCCCGCGCGGGTCCGTGCCCTTTTCGCCGCCGCGCCCTGGGCCACCGGCTACGGCATCGCGTGCGGCCGGCCCCCGCACCATCTGATCGGCATCGACCTCGACACGAAGTCCGGTACGGACGGCAACGCGGCCCTCCGGCACGTGGCCCTGGAGCACCTGTTCACCCTCCCCGAGACCGTGGTCGTCCTCACCCCCAGCGGCGGCCGCCACATCTGGCTCACCGGGCCCTCCGACACCGTCATCCCCAACTCGGCGAGCCGCCTCGCCCCCGGTATCGACGTCCGCGGCTCCGGCGGCTACCTGGTCGGCCCCGGCTCCCTCACCAACCGCGGCGTCTACCGCCTCGCCCCCGGCACCGCTCATCTCGCCCCCGCACCCTGCCCCAGAGCGCTCCTCCGCCTCCTCGTGCCCCCCGCACGCCCCCACCACCCCGCGGCGCGCCCCCGGCACGGCCAGGCCCTGATCGACTTCGTCCTCGCCGCCCACACCGGCCAGCGCAACACCCGCCTGTTCTGGGCCGCCTGCCGCGCCTACGAGAACGGCATCGGCGACACCCTCGCCGCCCGGCTGACCGCCGCCGCCATCCGCACCGGCCTGACGGAACGCGAGGCCCGCGCGACCATCGCCTCTGCGGCCCGCCTGACCGCGACGCCCTCGTCCTGA